The nucleotide window AATTGCTTTTGTAGGTACTCATTTGGACTATAAAGAAATAGAAACTGATAGAATCAATCAGGTAAAAAAAATCAATGCGGTTTTTTTAAAAAATAAATACCCAACAATTTTAGCAGGGGATTTGAACTCTCTTCCCGAAAGTAATCCAATTAAAATACTTGAAGAAAAGTGGGGAACGACCTATGACCCAAAAAATCCACAATTCACTTACCCGTCTAACAAGCCCGACAAAACTATTGATTACATAATGTATTACCCTAAAAAAAGATGGAAGGTTATAAGCAGGGAAGTCATCCCGGATTCAGTCGCTTCTGATCATTGTGCTTATCTGGTTACAATGGAGCTTGTGGATTAAATTCTTAAGAATAAAATACAAAACCCGACAGATTTTTGAAATCTATCGGGTTTATTTATTTTTAAAACGGAAAAATTTAATTCCAATTAAAAGTAATTCTTTTCTCAATATCGTCATTCAAGCTCAAGTAAACAGGACAGGTTATTGCCGCTCTTTCCAAGATTGTTTTATCTTTTTCTTCAGTGACACCCTGCATTTCGAAAACAATTTCAATGGCACCAATTTTTCTTGGTTCGGCATTCATTATTTTGGTAACGGCCGCCGTCGATCCTATAAAATCAATATTCATAGCTCTTGCTTTTATTCCCATAATTGTCATCATGCAAGTCGCCAGAGCATTGGCAACCGAATCCGTTGGCGAGAAAGCCTCTCCTTTTCCGTTATTGTCAACCGGAGCATCCGATAAAACTTCTGTGCCCGATTGTATGTGTATTGAGGAAGTTCTTAAATCTCCCAAATAAGTTACTTTTGAAGTCATTTTTTAAAATTATAAATTGTGAGTTATAAATTATTAATGTTGAAAACCTTGACTGACCAATAGTTTACTTCGCTTCTTTAATCGTCAAATCCGTGTCATAATACAGAATATAAACTCCTTTGTTCGAATATCCTCCATCCGGATTTTTGTGATATTCGAACTTATTTTCGACTTGTTCCGTTATCATCGTCTCGGCAGTTTCCTGATAGGTTTTATCCTGCGACAAACGCATCATGGTATCAAAAGTAATATCAAAACCACGAATAGCATACGAACTTGGATTTACCTTATTTTTCTTTCTGTAACTCTGCATGAATAGCTGAGCTTCAGGCGAATTATTTTCACGGGTTGCCGAAGGATAGAGCAAATGCAATTTGGTCAAATTCTCAAAACTAACTTCATCTGTATCCAAAGTCTCATTAGGTTCCAAAATAACCAATTGCACCTGATAACCATTGGCCATAGCCCAAAGCATCGTATTTATTGTGTACTTCACCATCCCTGTATTGGCAGATTCTAAAATAACGTAATTCATCCTGTCCTTTACCAATAATTTCTTGAAATTCTCCACATCCAAACCTCCTGTTGGAGTCAGCGGAGCTATTTTCACCGCTTTTTGATTCTCCAAAATATACTTTCTGATTGTTTCTCTTTTCTTGTCGATTACCGCAACCAAATTACCTTGTTTTGCATTCATAAAATCAAACATGGCTGTTTTCATCACCGATGTCGGTACAATAGACTGATACAAATTAGCTATCGGGTTTCCGGTATCTTTGGACAAAGGAGAAATTACAGGCACATTATTTTGTATAAACAGATTCGCCGTTTTTTCAACATTATTTTGGTAAAATGGCCCTACAACTGCATCTGCATCTGCAAGATTGTTATCACTATAAATAGAAGCAACATTGGATGCTGATTTTGTTTCGTTGGAATCAAAAATTTTCACATTCATCGAAACACCAACTTGCTTTGCCGAGTCTATCGCCATCAAAGCTCCTGAATAAAAATCCAAAGTCATATTCAAAAACTTATCATTATTCAGTTTATTAACCGTTGAAGTAACTGTATCCGTACTGTTTTTGGCAAAATTAAAAGGGAACAACAACACTAGAGTCTTTTTATCCTGACTGCTTTTTTTAGTCAATACAACTTTCTGTTTTGCTGAATTAACCGCAATCTGATTTGATTTTGAAGGCACTTTCAAGATCATTCCTTCTTGCACACCAACAGACAAATTCGGATTCAAATCGATTAATTGCTGTTGTGTCAATCCAAACATTTTGGATAAACTGTAAAATGTTTCTTTGGGTTTTACCGTATAATCAATATAATTTATCGGTTCAGGAGTACTTACAGCGACATGCTTTTCGGCAGGAATAACAACTTTTGCAAGAGCTTCTTTTGCAACTGCTTTAGGTCTATTCCCCTTTATCAATAGCTCGTATCCAACAGGTAAATTGGGAACAATTTCAGGATTTTTTCGTTCCAATTCTTCAACTGTAATATCATATTTCTTAGCAATCGAATACTTGGTTTCTTTTGATTGTACCGTATGAAAAATTGGAGCATTTGATACTACTGAACTTGTGACAGGAACATTCGCTTTTACAGCACTTTTTGAAGGTATATTCAAAACCATGCCTATCTGCAAACCGTTTTTCTCAAGATCCGGGTTGGCTTTTTTCAAAGCCTCATCACTTAGATCGTATTTTTTTTCAATTCCAAATAAAGTCTCTTTCGCAAGTACCGTATGTGTTTTAGCCTGTTGCACCAGTGGTTTTGATGGAACCGCATTTGTTACCGGTTTTACCGGAGCGGCAACGCTCTTTGTAGTGCTCACACCACTTCTAGGAATCAACAAAATGGCATTAGGCTTCAATCCATTTTGTGCGTCTGGATTGAGTTTATAAATCTCGTAAGGAGTAACTTTAAATTTCTGAGCAATCTGTGCTACTGTTTCTCCTTTTCCAACTATATATTTTTCAATTTTTTCTTGTGAAAAACTAGTGGACACCGAAAATAAAACAGTACAAAGTATTACTGAAAAATAGTTCATATTAATAGGTTTCATGTGTGTTATAAATTTCAGCAAAAATACTGTGTTTATAGAAAGAATTACTTCTGGGTTTGTTAATTTATTCCTTAATTCAAATTATTCGGAAACTACATTCGCAACAAATACTTTTTCAAAAAGAGGTTTTCCTTGCTTCTGAATACACTCATATTGTGCTTCTTCTTTGGTTGCAAACATTTTAGAATAAACATAATAGGAAAGTATGTTCATATTATAGAAAAAGTTAGCCTCCAAGGAACCCAAATCAGTCAATTTCCTGATAAAAGAATCTCTGGCACCAGCTTCCTGAAAATTACCCAATACAATATAATAGCCCGCTTTTGCTTCTTTTATACCTTCAACTTTTTCAATTTTGACGGATTTAACTTTGGTTGGTTGCTTAGCCAATTCTTTTTTAATTTGATCCAAAGTCAACGATTTGGCAGCTACAGCAGTTTTAGATTGCGCTTCGTGTGCTTTATTCTGATAACTTTGATTTTTTAGTTTGGCCAAATTATCATCGAACATTCGAGCTTCTTTGCTGTAAAAAGTTGCCTTACCGATGTGTAATCTCAATTCTGACTTACTTTCCCTGTTTAACGAATCAAGCTTAGTTATCAACTTCAAATTATTCAAATCACGAGTGCGTTGTTCCATTTCCATGTTTTTCAAATCAACCGTCGTCAATTTTACAACCTTTGTTTCAACTTTGGTTTTACTGTTTTCCCTGATGCTTTTCTTGTATTCCTGATTTTCTTCGACAACAATTCGCTCGGCTTTGTCCATCAAACCGGAATATACTTTTCTGTTTTCAGCTAATTGTTTTTTCAGTTGTTGGGATAATTCATTGGTTTTTTGAATATTTTCATTGGATATCTTTTGCAAACGAATTGATTCGTCAAGATCTACCAATTCTGTTTTTTTCAATTCATTCAAATCTTTGTTCATCGTATTCACCAACGAATCCAATTTTACCAAAAGAATTTCCTGTATTTTTTTATTGGCATCCAAAACCATTTTAAGTTTTTCAGATGAACCTTCTTTGGTATTATCGATTTCTTTTAAATTCACCAAAAGACCATTTACCTTAATTACCTTCTGATTGATTTCTTCCTGCAAAACCAATTTTTGTTTTAAGCTATTGATCTCTTTTGCACTGGCTTTCGATTTTTCGACTACAACTTGTTTTTCTGCCAATGCAAGCATCAACTCTTCATTTTCATTGGTTGGTTTTACTTCTTTCACGTTAATAGCCAATCTATTTCCTTCTGTCAATCCGTTTACAATTTCAGGATTTTGGGATTCCAATTGCTCTACGGTAATTCCGAATTGTTTCGCTATCGAGTACTTGGTTTCTTTGGCTTTCACCACATAGAAAACAGTTTCAGAATTGATTACTCTCACCCTGCCGTCAAGCGTTTTCTTTTTGTTCGGGATTTTAATTTCCTGACCAACTTGTAAACCATCTTTTAATATAGCCGAATTGGTTTTATCCAAATCTTCCACAGACACATTATACAATCGGGCAATACTGAACAATGATTCTTTTGGCTGAACCAAATGCGTATTTTTTGCGGAAGCGGAATCCGGCTTTTGTATATCTTCCTGTGGAATTATTAATTGCTGACCAACTTGCAATCCATTGGCAAGTGCAACGGCATTTGCATTTTGAATCTCCTCAACTTTGACATTATATTTAGTCGCCAACCCAAACAAGGTTTCTTTTGGGGCAACTGTATGTGTAATTGTATTTTTGGGTTGAGGGAGTAATTCCGGAATATTCAGCATTTCATTTTCTGCTATTCCGTTTTGGGCTTCTGGATTTAGTCTGTAGATTTCAGACGGAGTAGTGTTGTAGTTTTTAGCGATTTGGGGGATGGTTTCGCCTTTTAAAACTTTATGTTTTGTTGCTGATTGCTGTCCAAAAGAGGCATTTGAAACAAAAGCAACAAACAAAAAAATTCTTAAAAATTCTTTCATAAATAAGTAGGTTTAAACAATTAAGTCGTTACAAATGTAACGACTTAATGTTAAAAAAATTATATTATTCCCACTCAATTGTTGCTGGTGGTTTTGAACTTATATCATAAACTACACGATTCACACCTTTTACTTTATTGATAATTTCATTGGATATTTTCATCAAGAAATCATAAGGCAAGTGTACCCAATCTGCGGTCATTCCGTCAGTAGATTCTACGGCTCTTAAGGCAACTACTTTCTCATAAGTACGCTCATCACCCATTACTCCAACGCTGTTAACTGGAAGCAAAATCGCTCCGGCCTGCCAAACTTTATCGTATAATCCCCAAGATTTCAATCCGTCGATAAATACTTTATCCACATCCTGTAAAATTTGAACTTTCTCTAAAGTAATGTCTCCCAAAATTCTGATGGACAATCCTGGCCCTGGAAAAGGATGTCTTCCTAATAACTCAGGATCAATTCCTAAAGTTGCTCCTACTCTACGCACTTCGTCTTTGAAAAGCATACGCAAAGGCTCAACAATTTTCAATTTCATATAATCCGGCAAACCTCCTACATTATGGTGTGATTTGATAGTTGCCGATGGTCCTTTTACAGAAACCGATTCGATTACGTCAGGATATATAGTTCCTTGGGCTAACCAAGTAACATTTTCAATTTTATGGGATTCATCATCAAAAACTTCGATAAAGGCATTCCCGATTGCTTTTCTCTTTTTTTCAGGGTCAGTAACACCTGCCAAGGCATCGTAAAAACGTTGAGAAGCATCTACTCCTTTTACGTTCAATCCCATTCCTTCGTATTGATTCAAAACACTTTCGAATTCGTTTTTACGAAGCAATCCGTTATTTACGAAAATACAATATAGGTTTTTACCAATCGCTTTATTCAATAAAACCGCAGCTACTGTTGAATCCACACCTCCTGAAAGACCTAAAACAACTTTGTCATCTCCGATTTTCTCTTTCATTTCGGCTACGATTTCTTCAACGAAAGCATTTGGTGTGAAGTTTTGAGGAACGTGGGCTATTTTTACCAAAAAGTTTTCCAACATTTTTGTTCCTTCAGTAGAATGGTAAACCTCTGGATGGTACTGAATAGCATAAGTTGTTTCACCTTCAATTCTGTACGCAGCAAATTCTACATCATGTGTGCTGGCAAGTTTTACTCCATTAGTTGGTAAAATTTTAATACTGTCGCTATGGCTCATCCAAACTTGGCTGTTTGGAGTAATCCCTTCGAAGAAAACTTCATCTTCCTTAATATAGGACAAATTCGCTCTACCGTATTCTCTGGTATTCGAAGCGGCTACTTCACCTCCACTAAAATGAGACAAATATTGTGCTCCATAACAAACAGCTAACATAGGGAGTTTACCTCTGATTTGCGACAAATCCGGGTGCGGTGCATCTTCTCCTCTAACCGAGAATGGACTTCCACCAAGAATTACGGCTTTATAACTTGATAAATCACTAGGAATGTGATTGTAAGGGAAAATTTCGCAGAATATATTTAATTCGCGAACTCTACGCGCAATAAGCTGTGTATATTGCGATCCGAAATCTAAAATAAGTACGTTGTGTTGCATGCGCAAAAATACTTTTTATATTTTGATTTCAAAAATTGAATTTCGAAAAAAAAATATTTTCTTTTTTAACTAAAAAACATCAAAAATTTAAAGTCCGAGACTATATTTGTCGCCAGACTTTTTTGGAAAAACTAAAGAAATCTTGTTTTTATCATTAGCCCCACAAATGAAAATCAATTTTTTTAACAGATAATAACCCAAACATTAGTACGTTATATCCTTTGAACAAAAACCTACAAACATGAAAACAAAAACAATTGTAATTACATCTCTTATTTTACTATTAACTATTGCGTGCAGTGAAGTGGATAAATTATTGACATTTACCATTTCTGAAGAAACCTCATTCAAAATAGGTGTGGGAACGTCTCTTAACACTCCTTTTGAAGTCCCAACTCCTGATGTTACAACTAACTCTTCTGCCGAATTCAAAAACAACAATACTAGTGCTGATTTAGTCAAAAACGTAAAATTGAAAGAATTAAAACTAACCATCACTGATCCTGTCGACAAGACATTTAGTTTTGTCAAATCGGTTCACATGTACATTTCCACAAATTCTTCGGATGAAATCGAATTGGCTTATCAAGACAATATCAGCTCGACTTCGAACACAATTAATTTAACATGTACAAGCCAAAAATTGGATAATTACATTAAAGCGTCAAGTTTTAAAATACGCACATCAGTAACCACAAAGGAAACCTTAAGCAAAGAAGTAACGGTTAAAGCAAATATGAATTTTGAAGTTACAGCTGATCCGTTTTAATAGACTGTAAATAAAGAAAACGAGGCTACCTCAAAAGGGACAGCCTCGTTTTTTTTTATATAAAATTTTAATCTTTGACAATAATAATAGACGCTTTAAAACCTGTTCCAAGATTCCACTCACTGGCTGAAATCAAGTTTTTCTTGTCATCATAGATTCTGAATTCGGCAGTATTAGGGCCACTATCTCCCTGGTTTAAAGCTTCAAAATCAATTTTATTGAATCCTTTTTTTAAAGTAATTTCAAAACCTTTAAAATTACTATCCAAATATACTTGGTGCTGAATAACCTCTCCATTCAAATACACCCTAATTAAATCGCCATCTACATATTGGGCATCCCTATACATTACTTTTGCCGATTCGGAAGTTGTCTTGTAAGTTCCTAAATTTTGATTACGGCGGTAAGCAATTCCTTCCTGACGGTCGGTTTTCTTATTCAATCTATCCCTTACTTCATCTCCCGGATTTATAAACTCGTCTTCCTTTGGAAGCATCGAAATCTCACTCTTAATTGTTGGTCTATACTCAGTAACCGGATTAGGAGACAGCGGGTTTGGGTTTTTATAAATATTAGGAGGGATAATCCTAGAAGTATCTACCGGCGGAGGTGTATTTTTCTTTTCTTTTGGCTTTATATTAACTGGAGGAATCCCTTTGAACTTACTGTTAAACTCTATCTGAGCATAAGTACAAGTGGCAAAACCAATAAGAAAAATTAAAAAAATTTGCTTCATAGTTTCAAAAAAGTAGGTTTCTATCTTAAAACATTTTGGCCAAAAATAAAAAAACAGCTATAATAAAATCACAAAACTAATATAATTTATTCCTCTTTAGCTGTTAAGATATTCTAAATTTTGAAAAACACGAAGATTAACATTCACTGAATAGATATGATAAATTAAAACATCTTTATTTTTTTGTTATAAAAAGCGAAAAACAATCCCCATTCAGGCCTCTGAAGCAAAAGCAAGCCTTTTATTAATTCTAATTTTTATAAATTGCACCCTTTTAAGGAAAATCTATTCTTTAAACAATTAACAAAAAACTAAATAATATTATAATGAAAAGAGAAAACATCCTTACAGGGTCACCATGGGAAGATAAAATGGGATATTGCCGCGCGGTTCGTATTGGAAATATCATCGAAGTATCAGGAACTGTTGCAATAGTTGACGGAGAAAAAGTAAAAGCTGATGATGCGCACGCTCAAACCCTAAATATATTGGAAAGAGTAGAAAAAGTATTGGAAGATCTTAACGTAGGAATGAAAGATGTAATCCGTACCAGAATTTTCACTACTGATGTTTCTACATTTGAGGCCGTTGCAACTGCTCACGCAAAATTCTTTAAAGACATAAAACCAACAACTGGATTTTACGGCATCAATCAATTGGTAGCTCCTGAATATTTGGTTGAAATTGAATTCACCGCTGTTGTATCAGAATAGTTCAAAAAACACTACGTTTGTAATACTTTTATACAAAACATTATTTAAAGTATTATAATTGATGGATTTTGAAAGAATAAAAAAAACAATGCTTATCACGCTCAAATGGATTTCTATTTGTTGTTTGATAGGCATTTTTTCTGGATCGGCATCAGCATTTTTCCTGGTCTCTTTAGAATTTGTAACCCAAGTCAGAAATAATCACAATTGGATTATTTGGCTATTGCCAATTGGAGGTTTGCTTATAGGATATCTCTA belongs to Flavobacterium aquiphilum and includes:
- a CDS encoding OsmC family protein produces the protein MTSKVTYLGDLRTSSIHIQSGTEVLSDAPVDNNGKGEAFSPTDSVANALATCMMTIMGIKARAMNIDFIGSTAAVTKIMNAEPRKIGAIEIVFEMQGVTEEKDKTILERAAITCPVYLSLNDDIEKRITFNWN
- a CDS encoding endonuclease/exonuclease/phosphatase family protein, producing MTFNIYHGETMKGDFNLDVIAKVINDANPDFVALQEVDFKTNRAKKYDLVTELGIRTKLCPLFARAMNFDSGEYGEGILSKHSIISSRNVNLPYTKGNEPKNAVEIVSVLPSGDTIAFVGTHLDYKEIETDRINQVKKINAVFLKNKYPTILAGDLNSLPESNPIKILEEKWGTTYDPKNPQFTYPSNKPDKTIDYIMYYPKKRWKVISREVIPDSVASDHCAYLVTMELVD
- a CDS encoding RidA family protein; translated protein: MKRENILTGSPWEDKMGYCRAVRIGNIIEVSGTVAIVDGEKVKADDAHAQTLNILERVEKVLEDLNVGMKDVIRTRIFTTDVSTFEAVATAHAKFFKDIKPTTGFYGINQLVAPEYLVEIEFTAVVSE
- a CDS encoding LysM peptidoglycan-binding domain-containing protein — encoded protein: MKEFLRIFLFVAFVSNASFGQQSATKHKVLKGETIPQIAKNYNTTPSEIYRLNPEAQNGIAENEMLNIPELLPQPKNTITHTVAPKETLFGLATKYNVKVEEIQNANAVALANGLQVGQQLIIPQEDIQKPDSASAKNTHLVQPKESLFSIARLYNVSVEDLDKTNSAILKDGLQVGQEIKIPNKKKTLDGRVRVINSETVFYVVKAKETKYSIAKQFGITVEQLESQNPEIVNGLTEGNRLAINVKEVKPTNENEELMLALAEKQVVVEKSKASAKEINSLKQKLVLQEEINQKVIKVNGLLVNLKEIDNTKEGSSEKLKMVLDANKKIQEILLVKLDSLVNTMNKDLNELKKTELVDLDESIRLQKISNENIQKTNELSQQLKKQLAENRKVYSGLMDKAERIVVEENQEYKKSIRENSKTKVETKVVKLTTVDLKNMEMEQRTRDLNNLKLITKLDSLNRESKSELRLHIGKATFYSKEARMFDDNLAKLKNQSYQNKAHEAQSKTAVAAKSLTLDQIKKELAKQPTKVKSVKIEKVEGIKEAKAGYYIVLGNFQEAGARDSFIRKLTDLGSLEANFFYNMNILSYYVYSKMFATKEEAQYECIQKQGKPLFEKVFVANVVSE
- a CDS encoding LysM peptidoglycan-binding domain-containing protein, with amino-acid sequence MKPINMNYFSVILCTVLFSVSTSFSQEKIEKYIVGKGETVAQIAQKFKVTPYEIYKLNPDAQNGLKPNAILLIPRSGVSTTKSVAAPVKPVTNAVPSKPLVQQAKTHTVLAKETLFGIEKKYDLSDEALKKANPDLEKNGLQIGMVLNIPSKSAVKANVPVTSSVVSNAPIFHTVQSKETKYSIAKKYDITVEELERKNPEIVPNLPVGYELLIKGNRPKAVAKEALAKVVIPAEKHVAVSTPEPINYIDYTVKPKETFYSLSKMFGLTQQQLIDLNPNLSVGVQEGMILKVPSKSNQIAVNSAKQKVVLTKKSSQDKKTLVLLFPFNFAKNSTDTVTSTVNKLNNDKFLNMTLDFYSGALMAIDSAKQVGVSMNVKIFDSNETKSASNVASIYSDNNLADADAVVGPFYQNNVEKTANLFIQNNVPVISPLSKDTGNPIANLYQSIVPTSVMKTAMFDFMNAKQGNLVAVIDKKRETIRKYILENQKAVKIAPLTPTGGLDVENFKKLLVKDRMNYVILESANTGMVKYTINTMLWAMANGYQVQLVILEPNETLDTDEVSFENLTKLHLLYPSATRENNSPEAQLFMQSYRKKNKVNPSSYAIRGFDITFDTMMRLSQDKTYQETAETMITEQVENKFEYHKNPDGGYSNKGVYILYYDTDLTIKEAK
- the guaA gene encoding glutamine-hydrolyzing GMP synthase; this translates as MQHNVLILDFGSQYTQLIARRVRELNIFCEIFPYNHIPSDLSSYKAVILGGSPFSVRGEDAPHPDLSQIRGKLPMLAVCYGAQYLSHFSGGEVAASNTREYGRANLSYIKEDEVFFEGITPNSQVWMSHSDSIKILPTNGVKLASTHDVEFAAYRIEGETTYAIQYHPEVYHSTEGTKMLENFLVKIAHVPQNFTPNAFVEEIVAEMKEKIGDDKVVLGLSGGVDSTVAAVLLNKAIGKNLYCIFVNNGLLRKNEFESVLNQYEGMGLNVKGVDASQRFYDALAGVTDPEKKRKAIGNAFIEVFDDESHKIENVTWLAQGTIYPDVIESVSVKGPSATIKSHHNVGGLPDYMKLKIVEPLRMLFKDEVRRVGATLGIDPELLGRHPFPGPGLSIRILGDITLEKVQILQDVDKVFIDGLKSWGLYDKVWQAGAILLPVNSVGVMGDERTYEKVVALRAVESTDGMTADWVHLPYDFLMKISNEIINKVKGVNRVVYDISSKPPATIEWE